From the Roseibium sp. HPY-6 genome, one window contains:
- a CDS encoding gamma-glutamylcyclotransferase family protein produces MTITYFGYGSLVNLDTLPARADATPGKLKGWVREWRVCGKGSDGQGRCALSIREDPEKEIWGVMVREPRAGLEDLERREKRYRKVGSLGVSFRCDTAQSEGPEDLFVFVAAPEHYRWGTESHPILQSYLDCVLAGFHRLWGKDGIEHFLETTEGWHVPVLRDRHAPVYPRAVSLDDTVRDAIDAATQSHGLSFIGPR; encoded by the coding sequence ATGACGATCACATATTTTGGTTATGGCTCCCTCGTCAATCTTGACACTTTGCCGGCAAGGGCCGATGCGACGCCTGGCAAGCTGAAAGGTTGGGTGCGAGAGTGGCGGGTTTGCGGCAAAGGCAGCGATGGTCAGGGCAGATGCGCGCTCAGTATCCGCGAGGATCCGGAGAAGGAGATCTGGGGTGTCATGGTTCGTGAACCCCGCGCAGGACTTGAAGACCTCGAGAGGCGGGAAAAAAGGTATCGAAAGGTTGGCTCCCTGGGCGTCTCGTTCCGCTGCGACACGGCGCAAAGCGAAGGACCGGAGGACCTTTTCGTCTTTGTGGCCGCGCCTGAGCACTACCGATGGGGAACCGAGAGCCATCCGATATTGCAGAGTTACCTCGATTGTGTGCTGGCCGGATTCCATCGTTTGTGGGGCAAAGATGGAATTGAGCATTTCCTTGAAACGACGGAAGGGTGGCATGTTCCCGTCCTGAGGGACAGGCATGCGCCTGTCTATCCTCGAGCGGTCTCCCTTGATGACACGGTGCGCGACGCAATCGACGCAGCGACACAATCCCATGGCTTGAGCTTTATCGGTCCGCGCTGA
- a CDS encoding aminotransferase class V-fold PLP-dependent enzyme, with product MIVPSLSQYDVAVLREDTPGLGELIHFNNAGTGLALRPVLDAVIGHLEAEASLGGYEAAAKAKASLDTFYSALAALIGSKPHEIAYIENATRAWDMAFYGIDFREGDRIVTGRAEYVSNYVAFLQMKKRKGIEIDVVEDDSDGQIDLKALRNAVTGKTRLIALTHIPTFSGLINPAEDVGEIARSRKVLYLLDACQSAGHIPLNVNSIGCDMLSGTGRKYLRGPRGTGFLYVSDRILDQLDPPFVDLQSANWLNDNTYELVPHAQRFETWERYVAGQIGLGVAVTYAIGFGMERIGNRICALGAQLRSELSALPDLTLHDKGARKGGIVTFTIAGETPIQTQQRLSSMGINVSVSTATSAQIDLPHRGLDAVVRASQHAFNTDDEIERFVKALGKSE from the coding sequence ATGATTGTCCCGTCCCTTTCCCAGTATGATGTTGCGGTTCTGAGAGAGGACACACCCGGTTTAGGGGAGCTGATCCACTTTAACAATGCCGGAACAGGGCTGGCCCTCAGGCCGGTTCTCGATGCTGTGATCGGTCATCTTGAGGCGGAAGCCAGCCTGGGTGGATACGAAGCAGCAGCGAAGGCAAAAGCAAGCCTTGATACATTTTACTCCGCGCTCGCTGCACTGATCGGCAGCAAACCGCACGAGATTGCCTACATCGAAAACGCAACGCGCGCATGGGACATGGCGTTTTACGGTATCGACTTTCGGGAAGGCGACCGCATCGTCACCGGACGTGCGGAATACGTGTCAAACTATGTTGCCTTTCTGCAAATGAAAAAGCGCAAAGGGATTGAGATCGACGTTGTCGAGGATGATTCAGACGGCCAGATCGATCTGAAGGCATTGCGCAATGCCGTAACTGGCAAGACCCGTCTGATCGCCCTCACGCACATTCCGACATTTTCAGGCCTGATCAACCCGGCCGAAGATGTCGGTGAGATCGCTCGATCCAGGAAAGTTCTTTATCTGCTCGACGCCTGCCAGTCGGCAGGGCACATCCCGCTCAACGTCAATTCGATCGGCTGCGATATGCTCTCGGGAACAGGCCGCAAATATCTGCGCGGCCCGCGAGGAACGGGTTTTTTGTATGTCAGCGATCGGATTCTCGATCAGCTCGATCCGCCCTTCGTCGATCTGCAGTCGGCGAACTGGCTGAATGACAACACCTATGAACTCGTGCCGCATGCCCAGAGGTTCGAGACATGGGAGCGCTATGTGGCGGGCCAGATCGGTCTTGGTGTTGCCGTTACCTACGCTATCGGATTTGGAATGGAGCGGATCGGCAACCGGATCTGCGCACTCGGGGCCCAGCTCAGATCCGAACTGTCAGCACTGCCCGATCTGACGCTGCATGACAAAGGTGCGCGCAAAGGCGGGATTGTCACGTTCACCATTGCAGGTGAAACGCCCATTCAAACCCAACAGAGGCTGTCAAGCATGGGCATAAACGTCTCTGTCAGCACTGCGACTTCTGCGCAGATCGATCTTCCGCACCGCGGCCTCGACGCAGTTGTGCGAGCTTCCCAGCACGCGTTCAATACGGATGACGAAATAGAACGTTTCGTTAAGGCTCTCGGCAAGTCGGAGTGA
- a CDS encoding VIT1/CCC1 transporter family protein, producing the protein MPVPVLEHSHRPDDIASRLSAKPAASYLRDWIYGGIDGAVTTFAIVAGAVGASLTPKIILVLGVANLLADGFSMAAANYSGSKSEDEAYARLLAIEEKHISLAPEGEREEIRQIFSAKGYEGDDLDDLVRLVTSNRATWLETMMQAEYGLTSSTRSPFRAACATFAAFVFCGSLPLLPFVFGFTSSAFYTTVLTAFAFFLIGSIKSRWSTKGWLHSGAETMGIGLSAAAIAFLAGYLLRGISI; encoded by the coding sequence ATGCCCGTTCCCGTATTGGAGCACAGTCACCGGCCCGACGATATCGCGTCCAGGCTTTCCGCAAAGCCCGCAGCCAGCTACTTGCGCGACTGGATTTACGGCGGCATCGATGGCGCTGTCACCACGTTTGCCATCGTTGCAGGCGCGGTCGGTGCGAGCCTGACACCCAAGATCATCCTTGTTCTGGGCGTGGCAAACCTTCTTGCAGACGGTTTTTCGATGGCGGCGGCAAACTACAGCGGGTCAAAATCTGAAGATGAGGCATACGCCCGCCTTCTGGCGATCGAAGAGAAACACATCTCCCTCGCCCCTGAAGGCGAAAGGGAAGAAATCAGGCAGATTTTCAGCGCCAAGGGATATGAAGGTGACGACCTCGACGACCTCGTTCGTCTTGTGACCTCAAACCGGGCCACGTGGCTCGAAACAATGATGCAGGCCGAGTATGGTCTGACATCGAGCACACGTTCACCGTTCCGGGCGGCATGCGCGACGTTTGCAGCCTTTGTCTTCTGCGGCAGTCTTCCGCTCTTGCCGTTCGTGTTCGGATTCACGTCTTCTGCGTTTTATACCACTGTTCTCACGGCATTCGCTTTTTTCCTGATCGGCTCGATCAAGTCACGCTGGTCAACAAAGGGCTGGCTGCATTCCGGTGCAGAGACGATGGGTATCGGGCTTTCCGCCGCCGCAATCGCTTTCCTTGCAGGCTACCTCTTACGCGGAATAAGTATCTGA